The genomic DNA GCGCTCGCGCTGCTCCTGTCAGGCCAGGTGGATGCAGCCGTGGGCAACGCCCTTGTCATCGAACACGCGCGCAGGGCCACGCGGGCGGTCGGGCTGGTGGTGGGCGCCCCCGCCGGCTTCGATGACATCCTGGTGCTCGCCGCGCAACCCCGCTGCGCGCGATGGTTGATGGCCTTTGATCAACAGTGGCCTGCCTTGGCGCCGGTCATCGGTCGCGCCGCAGGGACGCCAGCGACCGCGCTGCGGATGGATGCCGATGGGATGAAGCGGCCGCTTGCGCTGCTCGGACTGGCGCTGGCGGTACTGGCGATCGGCCTGGTGCACGCCAACGGCTACTGGAAACTCAGGCGCGAGAGTCGGCGGCGCAGTCGGCTTCGACGACGTATCGATGAGATATCGGACAACCTGCCGGTCGTGGTGTTCCACGCACGACGGCAGCGTGATGGGCGGATCTGCATGGATCTGGTGGTGGGCGACGTACCGCAGCTGTTCAGTGCATCGACGGGCGAACTGCAGGCGGATCCTTCGCGGGCGCTCGCTGCGTTGCGCGGTCGAGACCGTCGTCGTGTGCTGGCGACCCTGGAACGCGGCGCACGGCGCATCCAACCCGTGTCGTTCCGCTTCAGCGCCCACGGTGTGCGGGGCATGCGCTGCATTGCCATGCACGCATGGCCGACCCTGCAGCAGAACGGCGAGCAGCATTGGGCCGGCTATTGGCTGGACGTCTCCGACGAGCAGATGCGCGAACGCGCCATTGAACGCGCGCAGGCGCACGCCGCCGCCGATGCGGACGATCGCACCCGCCTTGCTGCTGCGCTGGGCAGCGGGATGGACGAGCCGACCCATGCCCTGCAGCAGCGATTGGCGGTGCTGGATGATGGGCCTCTCGATGGACAGCAGCGTGCCGCACTCGCCTCGCTGCAGGATGCCTCGACGATGCTGTCGCGGATACTCGACGACGTGCGCTCGCTGTCTGCGGGCGACGCGGCGGAGATGATGCTGCACGCAGCGCCGGTGGACCTCAGGCAATTGCTGATCGGCGTGGAGACGCTGTTGCGCCCTGTGGCGCTGTCCAAGGGCCTGGTGTTCCAGCAGCGGGTGGACAGCGAGGTAGCCGACTGGCTGGAGGTGGACGGCACGCGGCTGCGGCAGATCCTGTTCAACCTGGTCGGCAATGCCATCAAGTTCACTGCGCAGGGCGAGGTAACGCTCCGCGTGCAGTGGGTGGGCGACGTCGGCGCGTCACAACGCGTGCGCGTCGAGGTCGCTGACAGCGGCGTGGGGATCGCACCCGAGCGTCAGGACTCCGTGTTCGAGCCCTTCGCACAGGCGACCTTGTCCACTACGCGGCTGTACGGCGGCACCGGACTCGGCCTGGGCATCTGCAGGCAACTCGCGCAGCGGATGGGGGGCAGCCTGCGCCTGCACAGCGTGCCTGGGAGAGGCACCGTGGTGGCGGTCGAACTGGAGCTTCCGCGCAGTAGCCCCGTGCGTTCCGACGCACCCGCGCTGCGCACGGGACCGACAGGCGCCGTTGTCCAACCGGCGGCACCACACTGTGTGCTGGTCGCCGAAGACGATCCCACTCAACAGGTATTGATGCAGTGGTGGCTGCGTGGCATGGAGCTGGACGTGGAGGTGGTCGCCGATGGCATCGCTGCGCTTGAGCGCTGGCAGCTCACGCGGCCAGCGCTGCTGTTCACCGATGAGCGCATGCCCGGCCTGGATGGCCAAGGCCTGGTGCGGCAGGTTCGCCTGCGGGAAGCGCAGCTGGGGCTGCCACGCACCCCGATCATCGGCATGAGCGCCGATACCGATGGCCTGCGCGACCTGCCTGTGGACTACCTGCTGGCCAAGCCGATAAGCAGGGCAACACTGCAGGCAGCGATCGTGATGGTCGCACCCGCGCTGCTGGTAGCGCCCGGGGTGGTGGATGCCGCGGCGGCACGCGCCCGCGCCGACGTGCCGACGCTTTCGGTCCTGGCGGGCCGCTTTGGCAGCGAGGAGGTCGCCCGCGCGCTGGCGCAGACGCTGCGGAGCAGCCTGGAAGACGACCTGTTGGCGCTGCAGCGCGAATGGCAGCAGGAATCGATGCAGGCCGCCGCGCAACGATTGCACCGCATGTCGGGCGGCGTGGGCAGCGTCGGCATGACGATGTTGTCCGCCGAACTGCGCGAGCTCAGCGAACGCGACGCGCCCATAGAGGAGGCCCAACGCATGGCGGTGGCGATCCACCTGCGCGCGTGCATCGCGCAGCTGCAACGCCTCACACCCTAGCGCTGGCCAGCGCTCAGCTGGCCAGCAAGCGCACGATGCTGGCGGCGGCGTCGCGTCCCTCGGCGACAGCGGTCACTACCAGGTCGGCGCCGCGCACGGCGTCCCCGCCGGCGAACAGTCGCGGATGGGCGGTCTGGAAGGGCAGGCGGTCTTTGCCGCCGACCTGCAGCCGGCCATTGCTGGCCGCTTCCACGCCCTGCGCGGACAACCAGTCCGGTGCACTGGGCGAGAAGCCGAACGCGATGATCACGATGTCCGCTTCCAGCAGCGATTCGCTGCCCTCGATCGCGACCGCCGCCTGGCGGCCGTTGGCATCCGGCTCGGCCAGCCGGGTTTCCACCACGGTCACGCCGATGGCCTCATCGTCCGCGCCGGCTTCAATGGACAGCGGCTGGCGGTTGAACAGGAAGCGCACCCCCTCTTCGCGGGCATTGGCGACCTCGCGCGCCGAGCCGGGCATATTGGCTTCATCGCGGCGGTAGGCACAGGTCACCTTCGCTGCGCCCAGCCGGATCGCACTGCGCACGCAGTCCATTCCGGTATCGCCGCCACCCAGTACCACGACGCGCTTTCCGTTGAGATCCGGTACCGCGATCTGGTCTTCCCAGCCGGCGATCGGCCGCCCTTGGGGATTGTCACCGCTGACGATGCGGGCGTTCTGCACCAGGAACGGCAGGGCCGGCAGCACGCCCTTCAGGTCCTGCCCATCCAGCCCGCCATCGGTATACCGGTACGCGCCGGTGCCCAGGAACACTGCGTCGTGCCGCTGCAGCAGGTCGTCCACGCTGACGTCGCGGCCGATCTCCACGCCCAGGCGGAACTGCACGCCCATGCCTTCCAGCACCTCGCGGCGCTTGCGGATCACGTCCTTGTCCAGCTTGAAACTGGGGATGCCGAACTGCAGCAGGCCACCGATCTGTTCGTAGCGGTCGTACACCACGGCCGTGATGCCGGCGCGCGCCAGCCGATCCGCGCAGGCCAGCCCGGCCGGGCCGGCACCGATCACCGCCACCGTGCGGCCGGTCGGCTCCACTGCGCTCAGGTCAGGGCGCCAGCCGCGGGCCAGCGCGGTATCGACAATGTATTTTTCGACCGCGCCGATGGTCACCGCACCGAATTCTTCCAGCGTGCAGCTGCCCTCGCACAACCGGTCCTGCGGGCATACGCGGCCACACACTTCCGGCAAGGGATTGGTGCTGTGGCACAACTTCGCGGCTTCTTCGATGCGGTTCTCCTGCACCAGCTGCAGCCACTGCGGAATGGCGTTGTGTACCGGGCACTTCCAGCTGCAGTACGGATTGCCGCAGTCCAGGCAGCGGCCGGCCTGGAACTGGGCTTCTTCCTTGCCGAACTTGCCGTACAACTCACCCCAGTCGCCGGAGGTGCGCAGTTCGACCGGGATGCGCTGCGGCATCGTCCGGGGCAGGTCGAGGAACTGGAATGCGTGCTTGCGGCTCATGGCGTGCTCTGCCTGTCGGCGTGGAGGTGCGGCGGGTCGGTGACCGGCAGCACCAGTGGAAAGGGCGCGGTCATGCGGCGCGACGCAGGGTTTCGGTCAGCGATTCAATACTCGCGGCCTTGGGCTTCACCAGCCAGAACTTGCCGATGTAATCGCGGAACTCGTCCATGATCTGCTGCGCCCAGATGCTGCCGGTCAGCTCGCGATGACGGCTGATCAGGCGATGCAGGTGCTGACGATAGTTCTCGAAGCCCTCCGCCGACACGCGGTGGATGTCGATCAGCTCGTGGTTGTAGCGGTCGACGAAATCACGGTCCACGTCGAGCACGTAGGCCAGGCCACCGGTAAAGCCGGCGCCGAAGTTCAGGCCCACCTTGCCCAGTACCAGCACCACGCCGTCGGTCATGTATTCGCAGCAGTGGTCACCGGCGCCTTCGATCACCGCCAGTGCACCCGAATTACGAACCGCGAACCGTTCCCCTGCACGCCCTGCGGCGAACAGTTCGCCGCCGGTCGCGCCGTACAGGCAGGTGTTGCCGATGATCGCCGTGCTGCGTGCTTCGAAGCGCGCGCCACGCGGCGGACGCACCACCAGCCGGCCGCCGGCCATGCCCTTGCCGACGTAATCGTTGGCTTCGCCTTCCACTTCAAGGTGCAGGCCACCCACATTGAATGCACCGAAGCTCTGCCCGGCGGTGCCGCGGAAGCGCAGCTCCAGCGGGGCGTCGGCCATGCCCTGGTTGCCATGCGCGCGGGCAATGGTGCCCGACAGGCGGGTGCCGATGCTGCGATCGGTATTGTGGATCAGGAAGCGGTGGTCGCCGCCGCGCTTGTGGGCGATGGCATCGGCCAACAGGCCATCCATCTGCGTGGCCAGGCTGTCCGGCGATTCGTACAGGCGCTGCGCCGCGCAGTGGCTGCCCTCGTAACTGGCATCCACCAGCAGGCGCGACAGATCCACGCGCACGCCTTCGCGCGGTGCGGTATCGATCTGGCGCAGCAGTTCGGTACGGCCGACGATCTCCTGCAGCGAACGCACGCCCAAATAGGACAGCCAGCCGCGCACTTCCTCCGCCAGCAGCTTGAAGAAGTTCTCCACGCGTTCGGGCTGCCCGGTGAAATACTGCTCGCGCAGGCGTTCGTCCTGCGTGGCCACGCCGGTGGCGCAGTTGTTCAGATGGCAGATGCGCAGGTACTTGCAGCCCAGCACGATCATCGGGCCGGTGCCGAAGCCGAAGCTGTCCGCGCCGAGGATCGCGGCCTTGACCACGTCCAGTCCGGTCTTCAGTCCGCCATCGGTCTGCAGGATGGTGCGGGCACGCAGATCGTTGCCGACCAGCGCCTGGTGCGCTTCGGCGACGCCCAGTTCCCACGGCACGCCGGCATACCGGATGGAGCTGACCGGCGATGCACCGGTGCCGCCGTCGTGGCCGGAAATGGTGATCAGGTCCGCGCCCGCCTTGACCACACCGGCGGCAATCGTGCCGACGCCAGCGTGGCTGACCAGCTTCACCGACACCAATGCGGTCGGATTGACCTGCTTGAGGTCGTAGATCAGCTGGGCCAGGTCTTCGATGGAATAGATGTCGTGGTGGGGCGGCGGTGAGATCAGGCCGATGCCCGGCTTGGCATAGCGCAGCCGTGCGATCAGTTCGTTGACCTTGTGGCCGGGCAGCTGTCCGCCTTCGCCCGGCTTTGCCCCTTGGGCCACCTTGATCTGCAGCACTTCGGCGTTGACCAGGTACTCGGCGGTGACGCCGAAGCGTCCGGACGCAACCTGCTTGATCTTGGAGCGCTTCTCCGTGCCGTAGCGGGCCGGATCTTCGCCGCCTTCGCCGGAGTTGCTGCGTCCACCCAGACGGTTCATCGCGATCGCCAGCGCTTCGTGCGCTTCCGGCGACAACGCGCCCAGGCTGATCGCGGCCGTATCGAAGCGCGGGAACAGCTCGCTGGCCGGCGCCACCTCGTCCAGCGGCGTCGGTGTCGTGGCAGGTACCAGTTGCAGCAGATCGCGCAGTGCCGATGGCGGACGGGCGTGCACCGCATCGCAGTACGCCTGCCAGTGCGCCGGATCGCCCGAGCGCGACGCGCGCTGCAGGCTCATGACCACGTCCGGGTTGTACATGTGGTACTCGCCGCCGTGCACGTATTTCAGCAGGCCGCCGACGTCCGGCTGCACCTGGTCATCCCATGCCTGCACGGTCAGCTCGCGGGCTTCTGCATCCAGCCGCGCGAAGCTGACACCGCCCACGCGCGACGGCGTTTCCGGGAAGCACAGGTCCACCACGTCCGGCTCCAGCCCGACGATCTCGAACAACTGCGCGCCCCGGTAACTGGCCACCGTGCAGATGCCCATCTTGGAAATGATCTTTGACAGGCCCTTGTACACGCCCTTGCGGTAACGCCGACCAATCTGCGACTGCTCGCCGCCCTTGCTCAGCTTCAGGATGCCGCGACGGCCGAGGTCGAACAACGTCTGGTACGCCAGGTACGGGTATACCGCAGTGGCACCGAAGCCCAACAGGCAGGCCATGTGGTGCGGGTCGCGCGCGGTGCCGGTTTCCAGGATCAGGTTGACGTCGCAGCGCAGCCCGGTGTTGCACAGGTGGTGGTGAACCGCGCTCGTAGCGAGCAGGGCATGCACCATCGGCCGGTCCGTGACCGGGTAGCGGTCGGACAGCAGCAGCATGACGATGCCCTCGCGCGCGGCCTGCTCGGCTTCGGCGCAGATGCGCTCGATGCCAGCCCGCAGGCCTTCTTCCTCGCTGTAGGACAGATCGATCAGTCGGTTGGCATCGACGTACTGCTCCATCTTCAGCAGCTGGCGCAGCTTGCGCTGGCTGAGCACCGGCGAATTGAGGATGACGTGGTTAACGGTCTCCGCGCCCGCATGGAAGATGTTGGTCTCCTTGCCCAACTGGGTGGACAGGGACATCGCGCAGTCTTCGCGCAGCGGATCGATCGGCGGGTTGGTGACCTGCGCGAACGCCTGGCGGAAATAGTCGTACAGCGGGCGGCTGCGTTGGCTCAACACCGCCATCGGCGTGTCGTCGCCCATCGAGCCGGTGGCTTCCTGTTCGGTTTCGGCCAGCGGCCGCAGCACCTGCTCCACCTCTTCGGTGCTGAGCTGGTACAGCTTGTGATAACTGCGCAGGGTGCGCGCGTCGAACGGCTCCTCCACCAACGAAGGGTCGATCAGCTCGGTCTGTAGATAGGTCACGCCCTGCTGCAGCCACTGCTTGTACGGTGCGCGACCGCGGTTGATGCGGTCTACCGCATCCGAATCCAACAGGTCACCGCGCTTGAGGTCGATGGCCATCATCTCGCCCGGGCCCAGCTTGCCCTTGCGCACCGCGCGCTCGGTCGGCACTTCCCACACGCCCGCCTCGGACGCCACCAGGAAGTGGCGGTCGGAGGTCAGCATCCAGCGCGCCGGACGCAGGCCGTTGCGGTCCAGGGTGCACACCGCATAGCGCTCATCGCAGGCCACGATGCCGGCCGGGCCGTCCCACGGTTCGCTGTTGAGGCCATGGAATTCGTAGAACGCGGCCAGGTCGGGATCCTTGAACTCCAGCGACTGGGTCGCCGGCGGCACCAGGATGCGCAGCGCCTGGATCAGCTCCATGCCCGCGCTGACCATCAGCTCGAGCATGTTGTCCAAACTCTGCGAATCCGAGCCGTGCATGGAGATCACCGGATCGAACTCGCCGATGTCGAAGCGCGGCGTCTTCCAGACCTTGCTGCGCGCCTGCGCCCAGCGCCGGTTGCCTTCGATGGTGTTGATTTCACCGTTGTGGGCAAGCATGCGGAACGGATGCGCCAGCGGCCAGCGCGGCAGCGTATTGGTGGAGAAGCGCTGGTGGAACACGATGGCGCTGGAGGCCAGGTCACTGCGCTGCAGGTCCAGGAAGAACCGCGACAGCTTGTCCGGCAGCACCATGCCCTTGTAGCTGATGGCATTCGGGCTGAGCGTGGTGACGTAGTAATCGGCGTGCTCGCGCAGCGTCTGCTCGCTGCGGCGACGGGCCAGGAACAGTGCCAAGGTAAAGGCCGCGTTGTCCTGTGCATCGCCGGCATCGACGAAGATCTGCTCGATGTGCGGCAGAGTGTCGCGCGCCAGTTGTCCGCAGACGCTGTCATCGGTGGGCACCACGCGCCAACCGCGCGGCTGGGTGCCGGCCTTGACCAGCTCGGCTTCCAGCGCAATGCGGCACGCTGCAGCAGCGGCTTCGTCGTGTGGCATGAACACCACGCCGGCCGCGAAACGCTCGCCGACGCGGATGCCGGCCTCGCTGGCGATGGCCTTCAGGAACGCCTGCGGCCGGCGCAGCAGCAAGCCGCAGCCATCACCGGTCACGCCATCGGCGGCCACGCCACCGCGGTGGGTCATCCGCGAAAGCGCGGCGATCGCGGTGTCCACCAGCAGCCGCGAGGGCTGGTCATCAAGCTGGGCCACCATGCCAAAACCACAGGCATCGCGCTCATGTTGCGGGTTGTAAAGCCCTTGGCGGTTGCGGGGGGCCATCTTTGCCTCGTCGTCAGGTGAGCGGCGACACTTGCCCCCGCCCAATCCTTGGAGCGTGTATCAGGAGGCCACCGGATACTTCGACTAGATCATAGATGGTGCAATGCCGCAACACACGGTTGCACGCGCAACCAAGGCGCTGGCAAGTGCTTGCCAGCGCTCAGGAAATCAACCG from Stenotrophomonas sp. 169 includes the following:
- a CDS encoding ATP-binding protein, with the translated sequence MLLAVSLAAVPARAATPETDAAASAGCGMSLGADDERPVIRLGFPNDRAPLSSGSARNPGGVLPLLLALLPQASFKVQALPTDELRRRIAQDELDAAIGLPVRDLPAHWLHSGGYLRVPNVIVTRRQGISALEANDLQGRRIAVIDDLPHGWRPPDAHVQRSTDARQALALLLSGQVDAAVGNALVIEHARRATRAVGLVVGAPAGFDDILVLAAQPRCARWLMAFDQQWPALAPVIGRAAGTPATALRMDADGMKRPLALLGLALAVLAIGLVHANGYWKLRRESRRRSRLRRRIDEISDNLPVVVFHARRQRDGRICMDLVVGDVPQLFSASTGELQADPSRALAALRGRDRRRVLATLERGARRIQPVSFRFSAHGVRGMRCIAMHAWPTLQQNGEQHWAGYWLDVSDEQMRERAIERAQAHAAADADDRTRLAAALGSGMDEPTHALQQRLAVLDDGPLDGQQRAALASLQDASTMLSRILDDVRSLSAGDAAEMMLHAAPVDLRQLLIGVETLLRPVALSKGLVFQQRVDSEVADWLEVDGTRLRQILFNLVGNAIKFTAQGEVTLRVQWVGDVGASQRVRVEVADSGVGIAPERQDSVFEPFAQATLSTTRLYGGTGLGLGICRQLAQRMGGSLRLHSVPGRGTVVAVELELPRSSPVRSDAPALRTGPTGAVVQPAAPHCVLVAEDDPTQQVLMQWWLRGMELDVEVVADGIAALERWQLTRPALLFTDERMPGLDGQGLVRQVRLREAQLGLPRTPIIGMSADTDGLRDLPVDYLLAKPISRATLQAAIVMVAPALLVAPGVVDAAAARARADVPTLSVLAGRFGSEEVARALAQTLRSSLEDDLLALQREWQQESMQAAAQRLHRMSGGVGSVGMTMLSAELRELSERDAPIEEAQRMAVAIHLRACIAQLQRLTP
- a CDS encoding FAD-dependent oxidoreductase yields the protein MSRKHAFQFLDLPRTMPQRIPVELRTSGDWGELYGKFGKEEAQFQAGRCLDCGNPYCSWKCPVHNAIPQWLQLVQENRIEEAAKLCHSTNPLPEVCGRVCPQDRLCEGSCTLEEFGAVTIGAVEKYIVDTALARGWRPDLSAVEPTGRTVAVIGAGPAGLACADRLARAGITAVVYDRYEQIGGLLQFGIPSFKLDKDVIRKRREVLEGMGVQFRLGVEIGRDVSVDDLLQRHDAVFLGTGAYRYTDGGLDGQDLKGVLPALPFLVQNARIVSGDNPQGRPIAGWEDQIAVPDLNGKRVVVLGGGDTGMDCVRSAIRLGAAKVTCAYRRDEANMPGSAREVANAREEGVRFLFNRQPLSIEAGADDEAIGVTVVETRLAEPDANGRQAAVAIEGSESLLEADIVIIAFGFSPSAPDWLSAQGVEAASNGRLQVGGKDRLPFQTAHPRLFAGGDAVRGADLVVTAVAEGRDAAASIVRLLAS
- the gltB gene encoding glutamate synthase large subunit, whose product is MAPRNRQGLYNPQHERDACGFGMVAQLDDQPSRLLVDTAIAALSRMTHRGGVAADGVTGDGCGLLLRRPQAFLKAIASEAGIRVGERFAAGVVFMPHDEAAAAACRIALEAELVKAGTQPRGWRVVPTDDSVCGQLARDTLPHIEQIFVDAGDAQDNAAFTLALFLARRRSEQTLREHADYYVTTLSPNAISYKGMVLPDKLSRFFLDLQRSDLASSAIVFHQRFSTNTLPRWPLAHPFRMLAHNGEINTIEGNRRWAQARSKVWKTPRFDIGEFDPVISMHGSDSQSLDNMLELMVSAGMELIQALRILVPPATQSLEFKDPDLAAFYEFHGLNSEPWDGPAGIVACDERYAVCTLDRNGLRPARWMLTSDRHFLVASEAGVWEVPTERAVRKGKLGPGEMMAIDLKRGDLLDSDAVDRINRGRAPYKQWLQQGVTYLQTELIDPSLVEEPFDARTLRSYHKLYQLSTEEVEQVLRPLAETEQEATGSMGDDTPMAVLSQRSRPLYDYFRQAFAQVTNPPIDPLREDCAMSLSTQLGKETNIFHAGAETVNHVILNSPVLSQRKLRQLLKMEQYVDANRLIDLSYSEEEGLRAGIERICAEAEQAAREGIVMLLLSDRYPVTDRPMVHALLATSAVHHHLCNTGLRCDVNLILETGTARDPHHMACLLGFGATAVYPYLAYQTLFDLGRRGILKLSKGGEQSQIGRRYRKGVYKGLSKIISKMGICTVASYRGAQLFEIVGLEPDVVDLCFPETPSRVGGVSFARLDAEARELTVQAWDDQVQPDVGGLLKYVHGGEYHMYNPDVVMSLQRASRSGDPAHWQAYCDAVHARPPSALRDLLQLVPATTPTPLDEVAPASELFPRFDTAAISLGALSPEAHEALAIAMNRLGGRSNSGEGGEDPARYGTEKRSKIKQVASGRFGVTAEYLVNAEVLQIKVAQGAKPGEGGQLPGHKVNELIARLRYAKPGIGLISPPPHHDIYSIEDLAQLIYDLKQVNPTALVSVKLVSHAGVGTIAAGVVKAGADLITISGHDGGTGASPVSSIRYAGVPWELGVAEAHQALVGNDLRARTILQTDGGLKTGLDVVKAAILGADSFGFGTGPMIVLGCKYLRICHLNNCATGVATQDERLREQYFTGQPERVENFFKLLAEEVRGWLSYLGVRSLQEIVGRTELLRQIDTAPREGVRVDLSRLLVDASYEGSHCAAQRLYESPDSLATQMDGLLADAIAHKRGGDHRFLIHNTDRSIGTRLSGTIARAHGNQGMADAPLELRFRGTAGQSFGAFNVGGLHLEVEGEANDYVGKGMAGGRLVVRPPRGARFEARSTAIIGNTCLYGATGGELFAAGRAGERFAVRNSGALAVIEGAGDHCCEYMTDGVVLVLGKVGLNFGAGFTGGLAYVLDVDRDFVDRYNHELIDIHRVSAEGFENYRQHLHRLISRHRELTGSIWAQQIMDEFRDYIGKFWLVKPKAASIESLTETLRRAA